One part of the Streptomyces lydicus genome encodes these proteins:
- the metH gene encoding methionine synthase: protein MASNTPSSISPSRVESLREALASRVVVADGAMGTMLQAQDPTMEDFQQLEGCNEILNVTRPDIVRSVHEEYFAVGVDCVETNTFGANFAALAEYDIPGRVFELSEAGARIAREVADEFTASTGQQRYVLGSMGPGTKLPTLGHAPYVTLRDAYQQNAEGMIAGGADALLVETTQDLLQTKAAVLGARRALKATGTDLPVICSVTVETTGTMLLGSEIGAALTALEPLGIDMIGLNCATGPAEMSEHLRYLARNSRIPLSCMPNAGLPVLGKDGAHYPLTAGELADAQETFVAEYGLSLVGGCCGTTPEHLRQVVERVRGTVPTERSPRPEPGAASLYQTVPFRQDTSYLAIGERTNANGSKKFREAMLEGRWDDCVEMARDQIREGAHMLDLCVDYVGRDGVTDMEELAGRFATASTLPIVLDSTELDVIRAGLEKLGGRAVINSVNYEDGDGPESRFAKVTALAAEHGAALIALTIDEEGQARSVEHKVAVAERLIADLTGNWGIHESDILIDCLTFTICTGQEESRKDGVNTIEAIRELKKRHPDVQTTLGLSNISFGLNPAARIVLNSVFLDECVKAGLDSAIVHASKILPIARLEEEEVKAALDLIHDRRSEGYDPLQKLMELFEGATAKSLKAGRAEELLALPLEERLRRRIIDGEKNGLEADLDEALQERPALDIVNDTLLEGMKVVGELFGSGQMQLPFVLQSAEVMKSAVAYLEPHMEKSDDEGKGTIVLATVRGDVHDIGKNLVDIILSNNGYNVVNLGIKQPVSAILEAAEEHRADVIGMSGLLVKSTVIMKENLEELNQRKMATDFPVILGGAALTRAYVEQDLHEIYEGEVRYARDAFEGLRLMDALIAVKRGVPGATLPELKQRRVPKRDTAVPEVEEPEGAVRSDVATDNPVPAPPFWGTRVVKGIQLADYASWLDEGALFKGQWGLKQARTGEGPTYEELVETEGRPRLRGWLDKLQTENLLEAAVVYGYFPCVSKGEDLILLHEDGTERTRFTFPRQRRGRRLCLADYFRPEESGERDVVGLQVVTVGSRIGEATAELFEANSYRDYLELHGLSVQLAEALAEYWHARVRAELGFGGEDPDDVEDMFALKYRGARFSLGYGACPDLEDRAKIADLLQPERIGVQLSEEFQLHPEQSTDAIVIHHPEAKYFNAR, encoded by the coding sequence ATGGCCTCGAACACGCCATCGTCCATCAGCCCGTCCCGCGTCGAATCCCTCAGGGAGGCACTGGCCTCCCGCGTCGTCGTCGCCGACGGAGCGATGGGCACCATGCTGCAGGCCCAGGACCCGACCATGGAGGACTTCCAGCAGCTGGAGGGCTGCAACGAGATCCTCAACGTCACCCGGCCCGACATCGTCCGCTCCGTGCACGAGGAGTACTTCGCGGTCGGCGTCGACTGCGTCGAGACGAACACCTTCGGCGCGAACTTCGCCGCACTGGCGGAGTACGACATCCCCGGGCGGGTCTTCGAGCTGTCGGAGGCCGGCGCCCGGATCGCCCGTGAGGTCGCCGACGAGTTCACCGCCTCCACCGGACAGCAGCGCTACGTGCTCGGCTCCATGGGCCCCGGCACCAAGCTGCCCACCCTGGGCCACGCCCCCTATGTCACGCTGCGTGACGCCTACCAGCAGAACGCCGAGGGCATGATCGCCGGCGGCGCCGACGCGCTGCTGGTGGAGACCACCCAGGACCTGCTGCAGACCAAGGCCGCGGTCCTCGGCGCCCGCCGGGCCCTGAAGGCCACCGGCACCGACCTCCCGGTGATCTGCTCGGTCACCGTCGAGACCACCGGCACCATGCTGCTCGGTTCCGAGATCGGCGCCGCGCTCACGGCCCTGGAGCCGCTGGGCATCGACATGATCGGCCTGAACTGCGCCACCGGCCCGGCCGAGATGAGCGAGCACCTGCGCTACCTCGCCCGCAACTCCCGCATCCCGCTGTCCTGCATGCCGAACGCGGGCCTGCCGGTGCTGGGCAAGGACGGCGCGCACTACCCCCTGACCGCCGGCGAGCTGGCCGACGCGCAGGAGACCTTCGTCGCCGAGTACGGCCTCTCGCTGGTCGGCGGCTGCTGCGGTACGACGCCGGAGCACCTGCGCCAGGTCGTCGAGCGGGTCCGCGGCACCGTCCCGACCGAGCGCAGCCCCCGCCCCGAGCCGGGCGCCGCCTCGCTCTACCAGACCGTGCCGTTCCGCCAGGACACCTCCTACCTGGCCATCGGCGAGCGGACCAACGCCAACGGCTCGAAGAAGTTCCGCGAGGCGATGCTGGAGGGCCGCTGGGACGACTGCGTGGAGATGGCCCGCGACCAGATCCGCGAGGGCGCCCACATGCTCGACCTGTGCGTCGACTACGTCGGCCGGGACGGCGTCACCGACATGGAGGAGCTGGCGGGCCGCTTCGCCACCGCCTCCACCCTGCCCATCGTCCTGGACTCCACCGAACTCGACGTGATCCGGGCCGGCCTGGAGAAGCTCGGCGGCCGGGCCGTCATCAACTCCGTCAACTACGAGGACGGCGACGGCCCCGAGTCCCGCTTCGCCAAGGTCACCGCGCTGGCGGCCGAGCACGGCGCCGCGCTGATCGCGCTGACCATCGACGAGGAGGGCCAGGCCCGCTCCGTCGAGCACAAGGTGGCGGTGGCCGAGCGGCTGATCGCCGACCTGACCGGCAACTGGGGCATCCACGAGTCGGACATCCTCATCGACTGTCTGACCTTCACCATCTGCACCGGCCAGGAGGAGTCCCGCAAGGACGGCGTCAACACGATCGAGGCCATCCGGGAGCTGAAGAAGCGTCACCCCGACGTCCAGACCACCCTCGGCCTGTCGAACATCTCCTTCGGGCTCAACCCGGCCGCCCGCATCGTCCTCAACTCCGTCTTCCTGGACGAGTGCGTCAAGGCCGGCCTGGACTCGGCCATCGTGCACGCCTCGAAGATCCTGCCGATCGCCCGGCTGGAGGAGGAAGAGGTCAAGGCCGCCCTCGACCTCATCCACGACCGGCGCAGCGAGGGCTACGACCCGCTGCAGAAGCTGATGGAGCTGTTCGAGGGCGCCACCGCCAAGTCGCTGAAGGCCGGCCGGGCCGAGGAGCTGCTCGCGCTGCCGCTGGAGGAGCGGCTCAGGCGGCGGATCATCGACGGTGAGAAGAACGGCCTGGAGGCCGACCTCGACGAGGCCCTCCAGGAGCGCCCCGCCCTCGACATCGTCAACGACACCCTCCTGGAGGGCATGAAGGTCGTCGGCGAGCTGTTCGGATCCGGCCAGATGCAGCTGCCGTTCGTGCTCCAGTCCGCCGAGGTGATGAAGAGCGCGGTGGCCTACCTGGAGCCGCACATGGAGAAGTCCGACGACGAGGGCAAGGGCACGATCGTGCTGGCCACCGTCCGCGGCGACGTCCACGACATCGGCAAGAACCTCGTCGACATCATCCTGTCCAACAACGGCTACAACGTCGTCAACCTCGGCATCAAGCAGCCGGTCTCGGCGATTCTCGAAGCCGCCGAGGAGCACCGCGCCGACGTCATCGGCATGTCCGGCCTCCTGGTCAAGTCCACGGTGATCATGAAGGAGAACCTGGAGGAGCTCAACCAGCGCAAGATGGCCACCGACTTCCCGGTGATCCTGGGCGGCGCGGCCCTCACCCGTGCCTACGTCGAGCAGGACCTGCACGAGATCTACGAGGGCGAGGTCCGCTACGCCCGCGACGCCTTCGAGGGCCTGCGCCTGATGGACGCGCTGATCGCCGTCAAGCGCGGGGTGCCCGGCGCCACCCTCCCCGAGCTCAAGCAGCGCCGGGTGCCCAAGCGGGACACCGCGGTGCCGGAGGTCGAGGAGCCCGAGGGCGCGGTGCGCTCGGACGTCGCGACCGACAACCCGGTGCCCGCCCCGCCGTTCTGGGGCACCCGGGTCGTCAAGGGCATCCAGCTCGCGGACTACGCGTCCTGGCTGGACGAGGGCGCGCTGTTCAAGGGCCAGTGGGGCCTCAAGCAGGCGCGCACCGGCGAGGGCCCGACGTACGAGGAGCTGGTGGAGACCGAGGGCCGCCCCCGGCTGCGCGGCTGGCTCGACAAGCTCCAGACCGAGAACCTCCTGGAAGCAGCCGTGGTGTACGGCTACTTCCCCTGCGTGTCCAAGGGCGAGGACCTGATCCTGCTGCACGAGGACGGCACCGAGCGCACCCGCTTCACCTTCCCGCGGCAGCGCCGCGGCCGGCGGCTGTGCCTGGCGGACTACTTCCGCCCGGAGGAGTCCGGCGAGCGGGACGTGGTCGGCCTCCAGGTCGTCACCGTCGGCTCCCGGATCGGCGAGGCCACCGCCGAGCTCTTCGAGGCCAACTCCTACCGCGACTACCTCGAACTGCACGGTCTGTCCGTGCAGTTGGCCGAGGCGCTGGCCGAGTACTGGCACGCCCGGGTCCGCGCGGAGCTGGGCTTCGGCGGCGAGGACCCCGACGACGTCGAGGACATGTTCGCGCTCAAGTACCGCGGCGCGCGCTTCTCGCTGGGCTACGGCGCCTGCCCCGACCTGGAGGACCGCGCCAAGATCGCCGACCTGCTCCAGCCGGAGCGGATCGGTGTCCAGCTCTCCGAGGAGTTCCAGCTGCACCCGGAGCAGTCCACCGACGCCATCGTCATCCACCACCCGGAGGCGAAGTACTTCAACGCGCGGTAA
- a CDS encoding MIP/aquaporin family protein, translating to MSSSDIFISETIGTAVLILLGGGVCAAVTFKRSKAFNAGWVAIAFGWGFAVLTGAYIAAKSGAHLNPAVTIGLAIKGAIEWSQVPVYLAGEMLGAMIGAVLVWIVYYGQFRAHLTDPEVLADHTSHEGLVDQATAPKAGPVLGIFSTGPEIRNAVQNLATEIIATVVLVLSILTLGLSDNGKGVGTIGTLLVALVVTGIGLSLGGPTGYAINPVRDLGPRIVHALLPLPNKGGSDWGYAWIPVVGPLIGGAIAGGLYQVAFA from the coding sequence GTGTCCAGCTCCGACATCTTCATCAGCGAGACCATCGGTACCGCTGTTCTGATCTTGCTCGGCGGTGGCGTCTGCGCCGCCGTCACATTCAAGCGCTCCAAGGCGTTCAACGCCGGATGGGTGGCCATCGCCTTCGGGTGGGGCTTCGCCGTCCTCACGGGTGCCTACATCGCCGCGAAGTCCGGCGCACACCTCAACCCGGCCGTCACCATAGGTCTCGCCATCAAGGGCGCCATCGAGTGGAGCCAGGTGCCGGTCTACCTGGCCGGCGAGATGCTCGGCGCCATGATCGGCGCGGTGCTCGTGTGGATCGTCTACTACGGACAGTTCCGGGCGCATCTGACCGACCCCGAGGTCCTGGCTGATCACACCAGCCATGAGGGCCTGGTCGACCAGGCCACCGCGCCGAAGGCCGGCCCGGTTCTGGGCATCTTCTCCACCGGCCCGGAGATCCGCAATGCCGTGCAGAACCTCGCCACCGAGATCATCGCCACCGTGGTGCTCGTGCTGTCGATCCTCACCCTCGGGCTGAGCGACAACGGCAAGGGCGTCGGCACGATCGGCACGCTGCTGGTCGCACTGGTCGTCACCGGCATCGGCCTGTCGCTGGGTGGGCCGACCGGGTACGCCATCAACCCGGTCCGCGACCTCGGTCCGCGAATCGTGCACGCGTTGCTGCCGCTGCCGAACAAGGGCGGTTCAGACTGGGGCTACGCCTGGATTCCGGTCGTCG
- a CDS encoding IclR family transcriptional regulator, translated as MARTIQSLERAAAMLRLLAGGERRLGLSDISSSLGLAKGTAHGILRTLQQEGFVEQDAASGRYQLGAELLRLGNSYLDVHELRARALVWTDDLARSSGEAVYLGVLHQQGVLIVHHVFRPDDSRQVLEVGAMHPLHSSALGKVLSAYDPVAHSEVAEAEREAFTPRTVTGLGDVEGLLDLARARGWAADVEETWEGVASVAAPIHDRRRMPVGAVGVTGAVERVCRDGELRPEIIAAVRDCARAVSRDLGAGRF; from the coding sequence ATGGCACGCACCATCCAGTCGCTGGAGCGCGCCGCCGCGATGCTGCGGCTGCTCGCAGGAGGGGAGCGGCGGCTGGGGCTCTCCGACATCTCCTCCTCCCTGGGACTGGCCAAGGGCACCGCGCACGGCATCCTGCGCACCCTCCAGCAGGAGGGCTTCGTGGAGCAGGACGCCGCCTCGGGCCGCTACCAGCTGGGCGCGGAGCTGCTGCGGCTGGGCAACAGCTACCTGGACGTGCACGAGTTGCGGGCCCGGGCCCTGGTGTGGACCGACGACCTGGCGCGCTCCAGCGGCGAGGCGGTCTATCTGGGCGTGCTGCACCAGCAGGGCGTGCTGATCGTGCACCACGTCTTCCGGCCGGACGACAGCCGGCAGGTGCTGGAGGTGGGCGCGATGCACCCGCTGCACAGCTCGGCACTGGGCAAGGTGCTGTCGGCGTACGACCCGGTGGCGCACAGCGAGGTGGCCGAGGCGGAGCGGGAGGCGTTCACCCCGCGCACGGTGACCGGCCTCGGGGACGTCGAGGGCCTGCTGGACCTGGCCCGGGCGCGCGGCTGGGCGGCGGACGTGGAGGAGACCTGGGAGGGCGTGGCCTCGGTGGCCGCGCCGATCCACGACCGGCGGCGGATGCCGGTGGGCGCGGTGGGCGTCACGGGAGCGGTGGAGCGGGTCTGCCGCGACGGCGAATTGCGGCCGGAAATCATCGCTGCTGTGAGGGATTGCGCACGTGCAGTGTCCCGTGATCTTGGCGCAGGGCGATTTTGA
- a CDS encoding HAD family hydrolase, with the protein MTSSIPAIGTRTADGATLQAVFLDLDGTLVDTEGFWWEAEAEVFAGLGHVLDDAHREVVVGGPMSRSANYLIQVTGVDISLPELSVLLNAAFLARIRRGVPLMPGARKLLAELAAHEVPTALVSASHRAIVDQMLHSLGPEHFRLTLAGDDLVRTKPHPDPYLTAAARLGAAPERCAVVEDTLTGVTAGEAAGCPVVAVPSVTPIPPAVGRTVVRSLEEVDLPFLRSLITESRGDVH; encoded by the coding sequence ATGACCAGCAGCATCCCCGCGATCGGCACCCGAACGGCCGACGGCGCGACCCTCCAGGCGGTCTTCCTCGACCTCGACGGCACGCTCGTCGACACCGAGGGGTTCTGGTGGGAGGCCGAGGCCGAGGTCTTCGCCGGCCTCGGGCACGTCCTGGACGACGCGCACCGCGAGGTGGTGGTCGGCGGCCCGATGTCCCGCAGCGCCAACTACCTGATCCAGGTCACCGGCGTGGACATCAGCCTGCCCGAGCTCAGCGTGCTGCTCAACGCCGCCTTCCTGGCCCGCATCCGGCGCGGCGTCCCGCTGATGCCGGGTGCCCGCAAGCTGCTGGCCGAGCTGGCCGCCCACGAGGTGCCCACCGCCCTGGTCTCCGCCTCGCACCGCGCCATCGTCGACCAGATGCTGCACTCGCTCGGCCCGGAGCACTTCCGGCTCACGCTGGCCGGCGACGACCTGGTGCGCACCAAGCCGCACCCCGACCCGTACCTGACCGCCGCGGCGCGCCTGGGGGCGGCCCCGGAGCGCTGCGCCGTCGTCGAGGACACCCTGACCGGGGTGACGGCGGGCGAGGCGGCCGGCTGCCCGGTCGTCGCGGTGCCCTCGGTGACGCCGATCCCGCCGGCGGTGGGCCGTACGGTCGTCCGCTCGCTGGAAGAAGTGGATCTCCCATTTCTCCGGTCGCTCATCACGGAAAGCCGCGGCGACGTGCACTGA